Proteins encoded in a region of the Corynebacterium breve genome:
- a CDS encoding transglycosylase domain-containing protein codes for MAETDNEQGTSHSSKNASTKPKGKRKGFRALWATLAVIVLLMIAIPLGAFGYAYVKVDVPEPGELQTAQVSTIYASDSATELARLVPPEGNRRQVTLDAIPTHVQDAVLAAEDREFWTNQGFSFTGFTRAVIGQLTGNSSAGGGSTITQQYVKNALVGNEHSYVRKARELVYSVKMTNEWSKEEILQAYLNTVYFGRNAYGIEAASHAYYNKPANELSVEEGALLAALIQLPSQLDPWSDREGAETRWNYVLDGMVDMKVLEEGQRAGMAFPETRDPAEYSAYTEASGPNGMIKNQVIRELELIGITEEDVTNRGLQITTTIDNTVQQAAIEASHDNLSPLQEDARAAVVAIEPGTGAVRGYYGGDDASGWDYADAALQTGSTFKIFGLAAALQQGIPLDTYYSSDPVTLPGDIEVTNHNNTGGGSQPISEALKRSFNTSFIRLQDDLTNGTQDTADMAHALGIARELPGIPETLTENGEQPYEGIVLGQYQSRAIDMATAVATLTNHGVWHPTHFVEKVETVDGEVLYQFDPGYSERRVNSQVADATINAMEPIAAYSNGALAGGRYSAAKTGTAQLGDTGLNKDTWMVGSTPQLAVAVWVGTADNTTAIFNEWGGNMYGSGAPTKIWKSVLDRSLEGQEFMSFPDAPPVTWGASSMSFGGGYVPPATTYAPAPTAPARQSSSAAPAPVEPPAEEPPAEEPPAEEPAPTEEPPAEEPAPAPEPVPEVPEVPDIQIPDLDLLIPNGGGL; via the coding sequence GTGGCTGAGACAGATAACGAACAAGGCACCTCGCACTCTTCGAAGAACGCGAGCACCAAGCCGAAAGGCAAGCGCAAGGGATTCCGAGCCCTTTGGGCGACACTGGCCGTCATTGTGCTGCTCATGATTGCGATCCCGCTCGGCGCGTTTGGCTATGCCTACGTCAAGGTTGACGTGCCTGAACCAGGCGAGCTGCAGACCGCGCAGGTATCGACGATCTACGCATCCGACTCCGCAACCGAATTGGCGCGTCTGGTTCCTCCCGAGGGCAATCGTCGTCAAGTAACCCTTGATGCGATCCCGACGCACGTGCAGGACGCAGTCTTGGCAGCAGAAGACCGCGAGTTCTGGACCAACCAGGGCTTTTCCTTCACCGGCTTTACCCGCGCGGTTATTGGCCAGCTCACGGGCAATTCCTCGGCTGGTGGCGGATCGACGATTACGCAGCAGTACGTCAAGAACGCGTTGGTGGGTAACGAACACTCCTACGTGCGTAAGGCACGCGAGCTTGTGTACTCCGTCAAGATGACCAACGAGTGGTCCAAGGAAGAGATTCTTCAGGCATACCTGAACACCGTCTACTTCGGGCGCAACGCGTACGGCATTGAGGCAGCATCGCACGCTTACTACAACAAGCCAGCCAATGAGCTGAGCGTTGAAGAAGGAGCGCTGCTGGCAGCCTTGATTCAGCTCCCTAGCCAGCTTGATCCGTGGAGTGACCGCGAAGGCGCTGAGACCCGTTGGAACTACGTGCTCGATGGCATGGTCGACATGAAGGTCCTTGAAGAGGGGCAGCGCGCCGGGATGGCGTTTCCAGAGACGCGCGACCCGGCCGAGTACTCCGCCTACACCGAAGCAAGTGGCCCGAACGGCATGATCAAGAATCAGGTGATCCGGGAGCTTGAGCTGATCGGGATTACCGAAGAAGACGTGACCAACCGTGGTCTGCAGATTACGACCACGATTGACAACACCGTGCAGCAGGCGGCGATCGAAGCGTCCCATGACAACCTTTCACCGCTACAGGAGGATGCACGAGCGGCGGTGGTCGCGATTGAACCGGGCACCGGTGCAGTACGTGGTTACTACGGCGGCGACGATGCGAGCGGCTGGGACTACGCCGATGCAGCGCTGCAAACTGGTTCGACGTTCAAGATCTTCGGCCTTGCCGCGGCCTTGCAGCAAGGCATCCCGTTGGATACGTATTACTCTTCCGACCCAGTGACTTTGCCTGGCGATATCGAAGTGACTAACCACAACAACACCGGTGGTGGAAGCCAACCGATCTCGGAGGCGTTGAAGAGATCCTTCAATACCTCATTCATCCGTTTGCAGGACGACCTGACAAACGGTACTCAAGACACCGCCGATATGGCGCACGCGCTGGGTATCGCCCGCGAGTTGCCGGGTATCCCGGAGACCCTGACAGAAAATGGCGAGCAGCCTTATGAAGGCATCGTCTTAGGCCAGTACCAATCACGTGCGATTGACATGGCTACTGCAGTGGCAACCCTGACCAACCACGGCGTGTGGCATCCGACGCACTTCGTCGAAAAGGTAGAAACCGTTGACGGAGAAGTGCTGTACCAGTTCGATCCTGGCTACTCCGAGCGTCGCGTGAACTCGCAGGTTGCCGACGCGACGATCAACGCTATGGAGCCGATCGCGGCGTACTCCAACGGTGCCCTCGCGGGTGGTCGCTACTCTGCGGCGAAGACCGGTACGGCGCAGCTAGGTGATACCGGCTTGAACAAGGACACATGGATGGTGGGCTCGACCCCGCAGCTGGCGGTCGCTGTCTGGGTGGGTACTGCTGACAACACCACCGCCATCTTTAACGAGTGGGGTGGAAATATGTACGGCTCCGGCGCTCCGACGAAGATTTGGAAGAGTGTCTTGGACCGTTCCCTGGAGGGGCAGGAATTCATGAGCTTCCCGGATGCTCCACCAGTTACCTGGGGCGCAAGTTCCATGTCGTTCGGTGGGGGATACGTTCCACCAGCGACGACGTATGCCCCAGCACCAACTGCGCCGGCGCGACAATCGTCCTCTGCAGCACCTGCTCCTGTAGAACCGCCGGCCGAAGAGCCACCGGCCGAGGAACCGCCAGCAGAAGAACCAGCTCCGACCGAGGAACCGCCAGCAGAAGAACCAGCTCCGGCACCAGAGCCCGTTCCTGAGGTCCCGGAAGTTCCAGACATTCAGATCCCAGATCTTGACTTGCTGATTCCTAACGGAGGCGGGCTGTAG
- a CDS encoding DUF5318 family protein, protein MLFYGQHVSHEWERRNLLRNFAAGRIKRADICDADFLLVTASEYHGEPSRRPCPVCEKTMNNVRWIYGEQLGRRSGTARSAEEIETIAAEAGPITVHRVEVCPHCRWNHLLEESVAQWHPGPGNNTEEKY, encoded by the coding sequence ATGTTATTCTACGGTCAGCATGTATCCCACGAGTGGGAGCGAAGGAATCTCTTGCGCAACTTTGCCGCGGGCAGAATCAAACGCGCTGACATCTGCGATGCTGACTTCCTTCTAGTCACCGCGTCGGAATATCACGGTGAACCATCCCGTCGGCCGTGCCCTGTGTGTGAGAAGACGATGAATAACGTGCGATGGATTTATGGCGAGCAACTTGGTCGTCGTTCAGGCACCGCCCGCAGTGCAGAAGAAATCGAAACTATCGCAGCGGAGGCGGGGCCGATCACCGTGCATCGCGTCGAAGTCTGCCCGCATTGCCGCTGGAACCATTTGCTGGAAGAATCCGTCGCGCAGTGGCATCCCGGTCCGGGCAATAATACAGAAGAAAAGTATTAG
- a CDS encoding inositol-3-phosphate synthase: protein MSKIRVAIAGVGNCATSLIQGVEFYRNTPADEKVPGLMHVQFGDYHVNDIEFVAAFDVDAAKVGVDLAEATEASENNTIKIADIPTTGVTVQRGPTLDGLGYHYLQTIEESPAAPVDVVQVLKDEKVDVLVSYLPVGSEEADKFYAQAAIDAQCAFVNALPVFIASDPEWAQKFKDAGVPIVGDDIKSQVGATITHRVMAKLFEDRGVRLDRTMQLNVGGNMDFMNMLDRDRLESKKISKTQAVTSNLHDSPLAGKKEDRNVHIGPSDYVAWLDDRKWAYVRLEGTAFGEVPLNLEYKLEVWDAPNSAGIIIDALRAAKIALDNGDAGPILPASAYLMKSPPVQMGDEEARAELEAYINSSQG from the coding sequence GTGAGCAAAATTCGTGTCGCCATTGCTGGCGTCGGAAACTGTGCAACCTCGCTGATCCAGGGTGTCGAGTTCTACCGCAATACCCCGGCGGACGAGAAGGTCCCCGGCCTGATGCACGTTCAATTCGGTGACTACCATGTCAACGACATTGAGTTCGTCGCGGCATTTGATGTCGATGCCGCTAAGGTCGGCGTCGATCTCGCAGAGGCCACCGAGGCCAGCGAGAACAACACCATCAAGATCGCAGACATCCCTACCACGGGCGTTACCGTCCAGCGTGGCCCAACCCTGGACGGCTTGGGTTACCACTACCTGCAGACCATCGAGGAATCTCCGGCGGCGCCTGTCGACGTTGTCCAGGTTCTCAAGGACGAGAAGGTCGACGTTTTGGTCTCCTACCTCCCGGTAGGTTCTGAGGAGGCTGACAAGTTCTACGCCCAAGCAGCCATCGACGCGCAGTGCGCGTTTGTCAACGCTTTGCCAGTCTTCATCGCTTCCGACCCAGAATGGGCACAGAAGTTTAAGGACGCCGGAGTCCCTATCGTCGGCGACGATATCAAGAGCCAGGTTGGCGCGACCATCACCCACCGCGTCATGGCAAAGCTCTTCGAAGACCGTGGCGTGCGCCTGGATCGCACCATGCAGCTCAACGTCGGCGGCAACATGGACTTTATGAACATGCTGGATCGCGATCGCCTTGAGTCCAAGAAGATCTCCAAGACCCAGGCTGTCACCTCCAACCTCCACGATTCCCCGCTGGCGGGCAAGAAGGAGGACCGCAACGTACACATCGGCCCATCCGACTACGTTGCCTGGTTGGATGACCGCAAATGGGCATACGTCCGCCTCGAGGGCACCGCGTTCGGCGAGGTTCCGCTGAACCTCGAGTACAAGCTTGAGGTGTGGGACGCACCGAACTCCGCAGGCATCATCATTGATGCGCTGCGTGCCGCCAAGATCGCACTGGACAACGGCGATGCGGGCCCGATCCTGCCGGCTTCGGCATACCTGATGAAGTCCCCGCCAGTTCAGATGGGCGACGAGGAGGCTCGCGCCGAGCTGGAAGCTTACATCAATTCCTCGCAAGGCTAA
- a CDS encoding MarR family winged helix-turn-helix transcriptional regulator, which translates to MATPENTIDPMDIARRIRPSMTKLYVTYFRIADQSDLTGPQLSIMARLHQNGPSRISQVAQEEGIRMPTASNALHQLEQRDLVRRIREETDRRGVRVELTALGEKELKRVGEERTRFLAEMIATLDDENLRKADELADVINTLAETYNTAQISNKSE; encoded by the coding sequence ATGGCAACCCCTGAGAACACCATTGACCCCATGGATATCGCGCGACGGATCCGTCCGTCGATGACCAAGCTCTACGTGACTTATTTCCGCATTGCGGACCAGTCGGACCTGACTGGTCCGCAATTGTCGATCATGGCCAGACTGCATCAGAACGGCCCGTCACGTATTAGCCAGGTTGCCCAGGAAGAGGGCATCCGCATGCCCACAGCTTCAAACGCCCTCCACCAGTTGGAGCAGCGCGATTTGGTCCGTCGAATCCGCGAGGAGACGGATCGTCGCGGCGTACGCGTTGAACTGACCGCCCTGGGAGAAAAGGAACTAAAGCGCGTCGGCGAAGAGCGCACCCGCTTTCTCGCCGAGATGATCGCCACGCTTGACGACGAAAACCTGCGCAAGGCCGACGAACTCGCCGACGTGATAAACACGCTGGCAGAGACCTATAACACAGCACAGATTTCAAATAAGTCGGAGTAA
- a CDS encoding universal stress protein, whose amino-acid sequence MTLDPSALPQEQNERFALPFRVPLRVLVAWNPLDTNSGDNEALEFAAWLGRSLPISVRVVSTLLRPWPASIGVLGKKYKKWHKKESQACASAVENALKQVELPRKYWAKEFSTLADGQNEATMLSDEAERFDADIILVGSNAAASKGRFLAGSAADALMHSSPTTLGLAPRKVKLSKKGINRVNFAFVDERCNESSPGLMFASELATYLEVPLRIIAFSPTGIGEVTLSKGGDIATELIDDWHEQALGMLDLARDRVIAAHESLEVITEVGAGKGWANAVDALKWKKGDLICMSSQPLGTLERVFVGSSANEFLRHVPVPVMISPATTP is encoded by the coding sequence ATGACACTTGACCCAAGCGCTTTACCTCAGGAGCAGAACGAGCGATTCGCCCTGCCTTTTCGCGTCCCCCTTCGCGTCCTCGTCGCCTGGAACCCCCTAGACACGAATTCGGGCGACAACGAGGCGCTCGAGTTTGCGGCGTGGCTGGGGCGCAGCCTGCCCATCAGCGTCCGTGTGGTGTCCACGCTGCTTCGCCCGTGGCCAGCGTCGATCGGTGTCTTGGGCAAGAAATACAAGAAGTGGCATAAAAAGGAGTCCCAGGCCTGCGCCTCCGCTGTAGAAAATGCTCTTAAGCAGGTGGAACTGCCACGCAAGTACTGGGCCAAGGAATTCTCGACGCTTGCCGACGGACAAAACGAAGCCACAATGCTCAGCGACGAAGCAGAGCGTTTCGACGCCGACATCATCTTGGTCGGATCAAACGCCGCCGCTTCGAAAGGACGCTTCCTCGCAGGATCGGCCGCCGACGCGCTGATGCACTCCTCCCCCACCACGTTGGGGCTTGCACCACGCAAAGTAAAGCTCTCTAAAAAGGGCATCAACCGCGTCAACTTCGCTTTCGTCGACGAACGCTGCAACGAGAGCTCCCCCGGCCTCATGTTCGCCTCCGAATTGGCAACCTACCTGGAAGTTCCCCTACGCATCATCGCATTTTCTCCGACCGGAATCGGCGAGGTCACCCTGAGCAAGGGTGGAGATATCGCAACAGAGCTTATCGACGATTGGCATGAGCAAGCATTGGGCATGCTCGACCTCGCCCGGGACCGCGTGATCGCAGCGCATGAATCCCTCGAAGTGATCACCGAGGTGGGTGCCGGAAAGGGCTGGGCCAACGCCGTCGACGCGCTGAAATGGAAGAAAGGCGACCTGATCTGCATGTCGTCGCAACCGCTGGGCACTTTGGAACGCGTCTTCGTCGGATCTAGCGCCAACGAGTTCTTGCGCCATGTGCCCGTCCCCGTGATGATCTCGCCGGCGACAACGCCCTAA
- a CDS encoding rhodanese-related sulfurtransferase: MSQSKILLYYQFRPIPDPEAVRLWQRDLCESLNLYGRILISEHGINGTVGGDMEDCKKYAKKTKEYFRGMEYKWSEGGREDFPKLSVKVRDEIVAFNAAGELKVDEHGVMGGGQHLKPEEVNELVEKYGDEVVFFDGRNAREAEIGKFKNAVVPDVETSHDFIAELESGKYDWMKDKKVISYCTGGIRCEILSALMKNRGFEDVYQIDGGIVRYGEKFGNKGLWEGSLFIFDGRMHTQFGDPDDPNYIQLGHCVHCDAPTNQFRNCSNEPHHRQQYLSCDECWESNPYCKDCSDKMAESTS; encoded by the coding sequence ATGTCGCAATCCAAGATTCTTCTCTACTACCAGTTCCGCCCGATCCCTGATCCTGAGGCGGTACGACTGTGGCAGCGTGATCTGTGCGAGTCGCTCAACCTCTACGGTCGCATCTTGATCTCTGAGCACGGCATCAACGGAACCGTTGGTGGCGATATGGAAGATTGCAAGAAGTACGCCAAAAAGACCAAAGAGTATTTCCGGGGTATGGAGTACAAGTGGTCCGAGGGCGGTCGCGAGGACTTTCCCAAGCTCTCGGTCAAGGTGCGCGACGAAATCGTTGCCTTCAATGCCGCCGGCGAGCTCAAAGTTGACGAACACGGCGTGATGGGCGGAGGCCAGCACCTAAAGCCCGAGGAAGTCAACGAGCTCGTCGAAAAGTACGGCGACGAGGTCGTGTTTTTCGATGGCCGCAATGCGCGTGAGGCAGAGATCGGTAAGTTCAAAAATGCCGTGGTCCCCGATGTTGAGACCTCCCACGACTTCATCGCCGAGCTGGAATCCGGCAAATACGACTGGATGAAGGACAAGAAAGTCATCTCGTACTGCACCGGCGGCATCCGTTGCGAGATTCTCTCCGCGCTGATGAAGAACCGTGGATTTGAGGACGTCTACCAAATCGACGGCGGCATTGTCCGTTACGGCGAGAAATTCGGCAACAAGGGTTTGTGGGAGGGCTCGCTATTCATCTTCGACGGTCGCATGCACACCCAGTTCGGCGATCCAGATGACCCGAACTACATTCAGCTGGGCCATTGCGTCCACTGCGATGCGCCGACGAACCAGTTCCGTAACTGCAGCAACGAGCCACACCACCGCCAGCAATACCTGTCATGTGACGAGTGCTGGGAATCCAACCCTTACTGCAAGGACTGCTCAGACAAGATGGCGGAATCAACCAGCTAA
- a CDS encoding 3-hydroxyacyl-CoA dehydrogenase translates to MNNVAVLGAGVLGAQIAFCTAHAGFNVVSWDISDEALAAAKTRFEGIAQQYNAEMPEATDQAVADALNRITLTTDLEEAAKRADLVIEAVPENIDIKRDVWSKVGAAAPEHTIFATNTSTLLPSSFADACGYPERFLALHFANHIWIQNTAEVMPHAGTRPELVDQVAAFAEQIKMVPIRLRKEQPGYVLNTLLVPFLQAGQYLFANGVADPADIDMNWRNSTGAPSGPFQIMDRVGLRTVLAVRKSHGAPSQPWEETFVKFLEDKIAEGKTGAEAGEGFYRYDDNGRIIG, encoded by the coding sequence ATCAATAACGTGGCAGTTCTCGGGGCGGGAGTCCTCGGTGCCCAGATCGCTTTCTGTACCGCACACGCGGGGTTCAACGTAGTGTCGTGGGACATCAGCGACGAGGCGTTGGCAGCAGCGAAGACTCGCTTCGAGGGGATCGCGCAGCAGTACAACGCCGAGATGCCTGAGGCCACCGATCAGGCGGTTGCGGACGCACTAAATCGCATCACTTTGACAACTGATCTGGAAGAAGCCGCAAAGCGGGCCGATCTTGTCATCGAGGCGGTTCCAGAGAACATCGACATCAAGCGCGACGTTTGGTCCAAGGTGGGAGCTGCGGCTCCAGAGCACACCATCTTTGCCACAAACACCTCCACGCTGCTGCCGAGCTCCTTTGCCGATGCTTGTGGATACCCAGAGCGGTTCTTGGCATTGCACTTTGCCAACCACATCTGGATTCAGAACACCGCTGAGGTCATGCCACATGCGGGTACACGTCCTGAGCTCGTTGACCAAGTAGCGGCGTTCGCCGAGCAGATCAAGATGGTTCCGATCCGCCTTCGCAAGGAACAGCCAGGCTACGTCCTGAACACCTTGCTAGTTCCATTCCTGCAGGCGGGCCAGTACCTCTTTGCCAATGGCGTTGCTGATCCGGCTGACATCGACATGAACTGGCGCAACTCCACCGGCGCTCCTTCTGGTCCATTCCAGATCATGGATCGCGTCGGTTTGCGCACCGTGCTGGCAGTGCGCAAATCTCACGGCGCGCCGTCGCAGCCGTGGGAGGAGACCTTTGTGAAGTTCCTTGAGGACAAGATTGCCGAAGGAAAGACCGGCGCCGAGGCGGGCGAGGGTTTCTACCGCTATGACGACAACGGCCGCATTATCGGCTAG
- a CDS encoding DUF1846 domain-containing protein encodes MPHRIGFDRERYIHMQSEQINARRAEIGGKLYLEMGGKLFDDFHASRVLPGFTPDNKIAMLERIKDDVEIIVCINAHDLTRQKKRADLGITYEDDVLRLVDVFRDRGFLVNNVVMTQLESGNEQAEAFIDRLNRLGLTTARHHVIPGYPTDTKRIVSADGFGANDYVETTRDVIVMTAPGPGSGKLATCLSQVYHEHERGIPAGYAKFETFPIWNLPLEHPVNLAYEAATADLDDINVIDPYHLAAYNEQVTSYNRDVEVFPLLKALLEKVTGTTPYHSPTDMGVNMAGHCISDDSACREAARQEIIRRYFKALVDERREDTDDTVSSRIALVMQKAGCTEDERRVIAPAREIAETTGQPGAALELPDGTIVTGKTSELLGPSAAVLLNALKYLAGIDKETLLLSPESIEPIQTLKTTHLGSSNPRLHTDEVLIALSVSAAHNDESRQALAQLKTLAGCDAHTTTILGSVDEGIFRNLGVLVTCDPQYWRKRLYHKR; translated from the coding sequence ATGCCGCACCGCATCGGATTCGATCGGGAACGTTATATCCACATGCAATCCGAGCAGATCAACGCGCGACGCGCTGAGATTGGCGGCAAGCTCTACCTGGAGATGGGCGGCAAGCTTTTCGACGACTTCCATGCCTCCCGCGTCTTGCCCGGATTCACTCCGGATAACAAGATCGCCATGCTGGAGCGCATCAAAGACGATGTGGAAATCATCGTCTGCATCAATGCCCATGATCTGACCCGACAGAAGAAGCGGGCAGACTTGGGCATTACTTATGAAGACGATGTACTGCGCCTGGTCGATGTGTTCCGCGACCGCGGATTCCTAGTGAACAACGTCGTCATGACGCAGCTGGAAAGTGGCAACGAACAGGCCGAAGCGTTCATTGATCGCCTCAACCGTCTCGGGCTGACCACCGCACGCCACCACGTTATCCCTGGCTATCCCACCGACACCAAGCGCATCGTATCTGCGGACGGCTTCGGAGCCAACGACTACGTGGAAACCACTCGCGACGTTATCGTCATGACCGCGCCAGGACCCGGCTCCGGCAAGCTGGCCACCTGCCTCTCGCAGGTTTACCACGAGCACGAGCGCGGCATCCCTGCGGGTTACGCCAAATTTGAGACGTTTCCCATCTGGAACCTCCCCCTCGAGCATCCTGTCAACCTTGCCTACGAAGCTGCCACCGCAGACCTTGACGACATCAACGTCATCGACCCGTACCACCTCGCCGCGTACAACGAGCAGGTCACCAGCTACAATCGCGACGTCGAGGTATTCCCGCTACTCAAGGCGCTGCTAGAGAAGGTCACCGGCACCACCCCGTACCATTCTCCAACCGACATGGGCGTGAATATGGCGGGCCATTGCATCTCCGACGACTCCGCCTGTCGCGAGGCTGCACGTCAGGAGATCATCCGCCGCTACTTCAAAGCGCTTGTCGACGAGCGCCGCGAAGACACAGACGACACCGTCAGCTCCCGCATCGCCCTAGTCATGCAGAAAGCCGGCTGCACTGAGGACGAGCGACGCGTGATCGCCCCAGCGCGCGAGATCGCCGAGACCACCGGCCAACCGGGCGCAGCCCTGGAGCTTCCCGATGGCACGATCGTCACCGGCAAGACCTCCGAGCTGCTCGGTCCTTCCGCTGCGGTGTTGCTGAACGCGCTGAAGTACCTTGCCGGAATCGACAAGGAAACCCTCCTGCTTTCGCCGGAATCAATCGAGCCGATCCAGACGCTGAAGACCACCCACCTCGGTTCGTCGAACCCGCGCCTCCACACCGACGAGGTTCTCATTGCGCTGAGTGTCTCTGCAGCTCACAACGATGAGTCCCGCCAGGCGCTCGCGCAGCTGAAAACGCTTGCGGGCTGCGACGCGCACACCACCACCATCCTGGGAAGTGTCGACGAAGGCATCTTCCGCAACCTGGGCGTCCTAGTCACCTGTGATCCGCAGTACTGGCGAAAGCGTTTGTACCACAAGCGGTAA